In Leptospira ellinghausenii, the following proteins share a genomic window:
- a CDS encoding biotin--[acetyl-CoA-carboxylase] ligase — translation MQYRLLKPELGHRLQSVNSTNEWIRNPEVPFGSWVIAEEQTAGKGRGQNIWQSLGEEPLIFSGKIRLSAAEISLPLLSIFISSALLKTILHFFPEREEDTTIKWPNDIYKNEKKVAGILVQSEFINGVYDVVIGIGLNFFGQSVPEDLKEKATFLCDSQIGEGDLERFVNHLVIGINQAVITLLDQSQVLKDLVWIEDHSLLKNKVIETEWDERIVRGRVLGIDEFGFLLIMTETGQKIELMDTSPKFRMI, via the coding sequence ATGCAATATCGACTTTTAAAACCTGAACTAGGTCATAGATTACAGTCTGTAAATTCTACAAACGAATGGATCCGAAATCCAGAGGTTCCTTTCGGATCTTGGGTGATAGCAGAGGAACAGACTGCAGGAAAAGGACGAGGCCAAAATATATGGCAGTCGTTAGGCGAAGAACCATTGATATTCTCTGGAAAAATCAGACTTTCAGCCGCGGAAATTTCTTTGCCTTTACTTTCGATTTTTATATCTTCTGCATTACTCAAAACAATTCTCCATTTTTTTCCTGAACGAGAAGAAGATACAACAATCAAATGGCCAAATGATATTTATAAAAACGAAAAGAAAGTAGCTGGAATTTTAGTACAATCTGAGTTTATCAATGGTGTTTATGACGTTGTGATCGGAATAGGACTCAACTTTTTTGGACAATCCGTACCTGAGGATTTAAAGGAGAAAGCTACCTTTTTATGTGATTCTCAAATAGGAGAAGGTGACTTAGAAAGATTTGTAAATCATTTGGTCATAGGAATCAACCAAGCTGTGATCACACTCCTTGACCAAAGCCAAGTTTTAAAAGATTTAGTATGGATCGAAGATCATTCTCTATTAAAGAACAAGGTCATTGAAACGGAATGGGATGAAAGAATCGTAAGAGGTCGAGTTTTGGGAATTGATGAATTTGGATTCCTTCTTATTATGACTGAAACTGGCCAAAAGATTGAGCTTATGGACACTTCACCAAAATTTCGGATGATATAA
- a CDS encoding type III pantothenate kinase, which translates to MSESPLLLVIDVGNTNTVFGVFREGQETPDFHKRTVTRRDRTSDELGLFLKGFLTQENVKADRVKKAIYSSVVPSLNPIVERMLEDWFDVNPLRVYYQMNLNFGISYPRPFEIGADRLVNAAYCAKTYPGKKAILVDLGTATTFCVINEKPEYIGGVIAPGLKISMDALTRNTAQLPPIVFGSPSRVLGESTVESIQAGFFFGWIGLLKEIVRAIKEEHPGDYVVVGTGGLVTTIHASHNQVFDEIDPMMTLKGLKILADLNS; encoded by the coding sequence ATGTCAGAATCACCACTATTATTAGTTATCGATGTTGGAAATACTAACACAGTATTTGGAGTTTTTCGTGAAGGTCAAGAAACACCTGATTTTCACAAAAGAACTGTTACGCGAAGAGATCGAACTTCGGATGAATTAGGTCTATTTCTGAAGGGATTTTTGACCCAAGAGAATGTAAAAGCAGACCGCGTCAAAAAAGCAATTTATTCTAGTGTTGTCCCTTCACTCAATCCGATCGTAGAAAGAATGTTAGAGGATTGGTTTGATGTAAATCCACTCCGTGTTTATTACCAAATGAATTTAAACTTTGGAATCAGTTACCCTCGACCTTTTGAAATTGGTGCGGATCGACTTGTCAATGCTGCTTATTGTGCTAAAACCTATCCTGGAAAAAAGGCCATCTTGGTTGATTTGGGAACGGCGACTACATTTTGTGTGATTAACGAAAAACCAGAATACATAGGTGGTGTGATTGCACCTGGATTAAAAATATCCATGGATGCCTTAACGAGAAACACAGCCCAACTTCCTCCTATTGTATTTGGTTCTCCTTCTCGTGTATTGGGTGAATCAACTGTAGAATCAATCCAAGCAGGTTTTTTCTTTGGGTGGATTGGCCTTCTGAAAGAAATCGTAAGAGCCATCAAGGAAGAACATCCTGGTGATTATGTAGTAGTGGGAACCGGTGGCCTTGTGACAACAATCCATGCTTCGCATAACCAGGTATTTGATGAAATTGATCCAATGATGACTCTCAAAGGATTAAAAATTTTAGCCGATTTAAATTCCTAA
- a CDS encoding SGNH/GDSL hydrolase family protein — MNRTNLKHILCFLVFPISFQFCYHSDKPSQQYLSLLGANALNRKITIVGDSLAQWSNGFGLKQKLPSEFTVTDLSVAGYSTEDWLQNKNRLNEIPTQIWILELGTNDAMVYGTSGYETRTRSLIDFLQNSQNSIVYLTLIPRTNLASIRETIRTNNETLRQIKSQKQNVDTIDVETFFESYQGDVPLYPVSDPIHPNQIGYEIMGELYRKKILGI, encoded by the coding sequence ATGAATCGGACGAATTTAAAACATATTCTATGTTTCTTGGTTTTTCCGATTAGTTTCCAATTTTGTTACCATTCAGATAAACCTTCGCAACAATATTTGTCTTTATTAGGAGCCAATGCATTGAATCGTAAAATCACAATTGTTGGGGATTCGCTCGCACAATGGTCTAACGGATTTGGACTGAAACAAAAATTGCCAAGTGAATTTACAGTTACAGATCTTTCCGTCGCTGGTTACTCTACCGAAGATTGGTTACAAAATAAAAATCGATTGAATGAGATTCCAACTCAGATTTGGATCTTAGAATTAGGAACAAACGATGCGATGGTTTATGGAACCTCTGGTTATGAAACTCGCACACGTTCATTGATTGATTTTTTGCAAAACTCTCAAAATTCGATAGTGTATCTTACCTTAATTCCAAGAACAAATTTGGCATCGATACGGGAAACTATACGCACCAACAATGAAACACTTCGGCAAATCAAATCTCAAAAACAAAATGTCGATACAATCGATGTAGAAACATTTTTTGAATCCTACCAGGGTGATGTTCCATTGTATCCGGTCTCAGACCCAATTCATCCAAACCAAATTGGTTATGAAATTATGGGTGAGTTATATCGAAAAAAAATCTTAGGAATTTAA
- a CDS encoding ArnT family glycosyltransferase, with protein MAYASFLFISLLYCFQVGISLGTLPVVWPDEVLFYSPAISFANSGHLKTEVLSGLIPGMESKTLWMPPGYLLFSGFTLSIFPDTLITLRIANVCIVYLTSFGFYNLLKRLSFSEMAAQIAFASVLWEPLVFRFGTVARMEALTACFFILSLLFATNKSKSNWNPLFAGVMLSFSALSHPIGASFGLITLYLIYQNFGFKKIIWFLLGGVLPILGWIYYIHPNWEWFQIQFGAQLTRKQNLLKTFTLIDKLKIFSFGFGFPKIRLLIICLQLTCLSFFTFRHFQNSTKQMNSWYLFWVWILSVFVALYTSSEGWYVYHSLFPLAFGMALLLQEKSIFNKLPYVGILVSLFAMVFIVTIHWAKSDTNEIQTLHFQKIEKSLTNSKTLYLQSLPDPYFYLKSKRPDLDILEFIPGELELPSATYIKTIHSRDSFIFYDENLINETIKEYLKQGNWIRKEWDIPVPSNHWLHYKTIIYTRK; from the coding sequence GTGGCTTACGCCTCGTTTTTATTCATCTCCCTTCTCTACTGTTTCCAAGTTGGTATCAGCTTAGGTACCTTACCAGTTGTATGGCCGGATGAAGTTTTATTTTATTCTCCAGCCATCTCATTTGCGAATTCAGGACATTTAAAAACAGAGGTCCTCTCTGGACTCATACCAGGAATGGAATCCAAAACTTTATGGATGCCACCTGGTTATTTATTATTTTCTGGTTTTACATTATCTATTTTTCCTGATACGTTAATCACTCTTCGCATAGCGAATGTTTGTATTGTTTACTTAACTTCATTTGGATTTTACAATTTATTAAAGAGACTTTCCTTTTCAGAGATGGCAGCTCAAATTGCCTTCGCAAGTGTACTTTGGGAACCCCTAGTGTTTCGGTTTGGTACCGTCGCTCGGATGGAAGCCCTCACTGCATGTTTTTTTATCCTAAGTTTACTCTTTGCAACAAACAAAAGTAAATCCAATTGGAATCCTTTATTCGCAGGTGTGATGTTGTCGTTTTCAGCTTTATCCCATCCCATTGGTGCTTCTTTTGGACTCATCACTCTTTACTTAATTTATCAAAATTTTGGTTTCAAAAAAATAATCTGGTTTTTGTTAGGTGGAGTTTTACCAATATTGGGTTGGATTTATTATATTCATCCGAATTGGGAATGGTTTCAAATTCAGTTTGGTGCTCAACTTACGAGAAAACAAAACCTTCTAAAAACTTTTACACTCATTGATAAACTGAAGATTTTTTCTTTTGGATTTGGATTTCCTAAAATCAGATTGCTGATCATTTGTTTACAATTAACATGCTTAAGTTTTTTTACTTTCAGACATTTCCAAAACAGTACAAAACAAATGAATTCATGGTATTTATTTTGGGTTTGGATTTTGTCTGTTTTTGTAGCCTTGTATACTTCTTCTGAAGGTTGGTATGTATACCATAGTCTTTTCCCTTTAGCATTTGGAATGGCATTATTACTCCAAGAAAAATCTATCTTCAACAAACTTCCATATGTTGGAATCTTGGTATCCTTATTTGCCATGGTTTTCATAGTTACGATCCATTGGGCAAAGTCAGATACAAATGAAATCCAAACTTTGCATTTTCAAAAGATTGAAAAAAGTTTAACAAATTCAAAAACACTTTACCTTCAAAGTTTACCAGATCCTTATTTTTATCTCAAATCCAAACGTCCTGATTTGGATATTTTAGAATTTATTCCTGGTGAGCTGGAACTTCCATCAGCTACTTATATCAAAACGATTCACTCTCGTGATAGTTTTATTTTTTATGATGAAAATCTTATCAATGAAACCATAAAGGAATATTTAAAACAGGGGAATTGGATTCGGAAAGAATGGGATATACCGGTTCCATCCAATCATTGGTTACATTACAAAACAATCATATATACTAGAAAATGA
- a CDS encoding STAS domain-containing protein codes for MEIKTKKIGKHTLVHLNGRLDITHSDEVEAKLADDVQNGEGDIIINLELISYISSSGIRIFVGMVRELDKQGRKLKLCCITPPVKKVFDVVELLDLFEVFETEQEAVNSLSK; via the coding sequence TTGGAAATAAAAACCAAAAAAATCGGAAAGCACACACTCGTTCACCTCAATGGTCGTTTAGACATTACACATTCTGATGAGGTTGAGGCAAAATTAGCTGATGACGTGCAAAACGGGGAAGGTGACATCATCATCAACCTGGAGCTTATTTCCTATATCTCCTCTTCTGGGATTCGTATCTTTGTTGGTATGGTTCGAGAACTCGACAAACAAGGAAGAAAACTCAAACTCTGTTGCATCACTCCACCTGTAAAAAAGGTTTTTGATGTTGTGGAACTACTCGATCTGTTTGAAGTTTTCGAAACGGAACAAGAAGCCGTTAACTCTCTCTCAAAGTAG
- a CDS encoding site-specific integrase: MLNTNLKLPTLLPHILTVDVCKIENSLLDQTEVRNLLNKLRCRNHLHYLIIKFLVCTGLSLPELIHLKIADFNSEMNRFHLKNGGRLRRRNIFLEPNFAIELYRYSCEFLPNDYLFPGRDGVLRTRTIQKILKNASRLISREIHIPFLRDVIALDLYQKGFPVWEIQEFLGHRTSRSTRQRIMLHIPEAEHNDPRLFTRNRNQAA, encoded by the coding sequence ATGCTAAATACTAATTTGAAACTACCAACCTTACTCCCACACATTCTTACTGTTGATGTTTGTAAAATTGAAAACTCTCTATTAGACCAAACAGAAGTCCGAAATTTACTCAACAAACTTAGGTGCCGAAACCATCTACACTATTTGATCATCAAATTTTTAGTATGTACGGGTTTATCTTTACCTGAACTCATCCATCTGAAGATCGCAGATTTTAATTCAGAAATGAATCGTTTCCATTTAAAGAACGGTGGTCGTCTTCGTAGGCGTAATATCTTTCTCGAACCCAATTTTGCAATCGAACTCTATCGGTATTCGTGTGAGTTTTTACCGAATGATTATCTATTCCCAGGAAGAGACGGAGTTTTGCGAACACGCACCATACAAAAAATTCTCAAAAATGCAAGCCGTCTCATTTCCAGAGAAATCCATATTCCGTTTTTGAGAGATGTAATTGCTCTTGATTTGTACCAAAAGGGTTTCCCCGTTTGGGAAATCCAAGAATTTTTAGGCCATAGGACGTCTCGTTCCACTCGTCAGAGGATTATGTTGCATATTCCAGAGGCAGAGCACAACGACCCTCGACTTTTTACTAGAAACAGAAACCAAGCAGCGTAA